Proteins encoded by one window of Aphis gossypii isolate Hap1 chromosome X, ASM2018417v2, whole genome shotgun sequence:
- the LOC114125106 gene encoding threonylcarbamoyl-AMP synthase isoform X1, with protein MIDSNCINGRFAYECQYKQQKCLFHIYFKFKHPKQILMNKLIDIKKYEQQAVSLAVKLINDGSVVALPTDTVYGLATDAQNPSAIGKLYNIKGRNLQKPIAICTHHVNDIGNWGKIGHLPFGLLDALLPGPVTVVLQRTPSLNIALNPEESNIAIRVPNSGFVCNIVSDLKKPIALTSANESNKPSTLKPIEFLILWPKLDAIFDGGTIGSSLESRQGSTIIDLTINNHYRVIRTGSALLNTIQKLHKFGLKEL; from the exons ATGATCGATTCGAATTGCATCAACGGTAG GTTTGCCTATGAATGCcaatataaacaacaaaaatgtttgtttcatatatattttaa atttaaacatccaaaacaaatattaatgaataagttaatcgacataaaaaaatatgaacaacaAGCTGTATCTTTagctgttaaattaattaatgacgGTAGTGTTGTTGCACTTCCAACTGACACTGTTTATGGACTAGCGACTGATGCACAAAATCCAAGTGCTATAGGCAAACTATACAACATCAAAGGACGTAATCTTCAAAAACCTATTGCTATATGTACTCATCATGTGAATGATATAGGTAATTGGGGTAAAATTGGTCATTTGCCTTTTGGTCTTTTAGATGCACTATTACCTGGGCCTGTAACAGTCGTATTACAAAGAACACCATCCCtaaatattgcattaaatCCTGAAGAATCAAATATAGCAATACGAGTACCAAACAGTGgatttgtttgtaatattgtaagtgATCTGAAGAAACCAATTGCTTTAACTAGCGCTAATGAAAGTAACAAACCTAGTACTTTAAAAccaatagaatttttaattttgtggcCTAAATTAGATGCCATTTTTGATGGTGGTACTATTGGTTCTTCATTAGAATCACGCCAAGGTTCTACTATTATTGACTTAACAATCAATAATCACTATAGAGTAATACGAACAGGATCTGcacttttaaatactatacagaAACTACATAAATTTGGTTTAAAggaattataa
- the LOC114125106 gene encoding threonylcarbamoyl-AMP synthase isoform X3, whose translation MNKLIDIKKYEQQAVSLAVKLINDGSVVALPTDTVYGLATDAQNPSAIGKLYNIKGRNLQKPIAICTHHVNDIGNWGKIGHLPFGLLDALLPGPVTVVLQRTPSLNIALNPEESNIAIRVPNSGFVCNIVSDLKKPIALTSANESNKPSTLKPIEFLILWPKLDAIFDGGTIGSSLESRQGSTIIDLTINNHYRVIRTGSALLNTIQKLHKFGLKEL comes from the coding sequence atgaataagttaatcgacataaaaaaatatgaacaacaAGCTGTATCTTTagctgttaaattaattaatgacgGTAGTGTTGTTGCACTTCCAACTGACACTGTTTATGGACTAGCGACTGATGCACAAAATCCAAGTGCTATAGGCAAACTATACAACATCAAAGGACGTAATCTTCAAAAACCTATTGCTATATGTACTCATCATGTGAATGATATAGGTAATTGGGGTAAAATTGGTCATTTGCCTTTTGGTCTTTTAGATGCACTATTACCTGGGCCTGTAACAGTCGTATTACAAAGAACACCATCCCtaaatattgcattaaatCCTGAAGAATCAAATATAGCAATACGAGTACCAAACAGTGgatttgtttgtaatattgtaagtgATCTGAAGAAACCAATTGCTTTAACTAGCGCTAATGAAAGTAACAAACCTAGTACTTTAAAAccaatagaatttttaattttgtggcCTAAATTAGATGCCATTTTTGATGGTGGTACTATTGGTTCTTCATTAGAATCACGCCAAGGTTCTACTATTATTGACTTAACAATCAATAATCACTATAGAGTAATACGAACAGGATCTGcacttttaaatactatacagaAACTACATAAATTTGGTTTAAAggaattataa
- the LOC114125106 gene encoding threonylcarbamoyl-AMP synthase isoform X2, giving the protein MLYLNLKHFKHWIYKIEFLFYRFKHPKQILMNKLIDIKKYEQQAVSLAVKLINDGSVVALPTDTVYGLATDAQNPSAIGKLYNIKGRNLQKPIAICTHHVNDIGNWGKIGHLPFGLLDALLPGPVTVVLQRTPSLNIALNPEESNIAIRVPNSGFVCNIVSDLKKPIALTSANESNKPSTLKPIEFLILWPKLDAIFDGGTIGSSLESRQGSTIIDLTINNHYRVIRTGSALLNTIQKLHKFGLKEL; this is encoded by the coding sequence atgctttatttaaatttgaaacattttaaacactgGATTTATAAAATCGAGTTCttgttttatagatttaaacatccaaaacaaatattaatgaataagttaatcgacataaaaaaatatgaacaacaAGCTGTATCTTTagctgttaaattaattaatgacgGTAGTGTTGTTGCACTTCCAACTGACACTGTTTATGGACTAGCGACTGATGCACAAAATCCAAGTGCTATAGGCAAACTATACAACATCAAAGGACGTAATCTTCAAAAACCTATTGCTATATGTACTCATCATGTGAATGATATAGGTAATTGGGGTAAAATTGGTCATTTGCCTTTTGGTCTTTTAGATGCACTATTACCTGGGCCTGTAACAGTCGTATTACAAAGAACACCATCCCtaaatattgcattaaatCCTGAAGAATCAAATATAGCAATACGAGTACCAAACAGTGgatttgtttgtaatattgtaagtgATCTGAAGAAACCAATTGCTTTAACTAGCGCTAATGAAAGTAACAAACCTAGTACTTTAAAAccaatagaatttttaattttgtggcCTAAATTAGATGCCATTTTTGATGGTGGTACTATTGGTTCTTCATTAGAATCACGCCAAGGTTCTACTATTATTGACTTAACAATCAATAATCACTATAGAGTAATACGAACAGGATCTGcacttttaaatactatacagaAACTACATAAATTTGGTTTAAAggaattataa
- the LOC114125105 gene encoding pleckstrin homology domain-containing family M member 1, translating to MNKFLRKIISNKELKDECNKASILHYFEERLNEFHSEFSDSEVKVTSSNYVADRLLANLEALFLHGLKETFISQLSTVIGNDVDKTMDVNFWHCLLVLSPSGVVDQINSLKHVTTDVGKCRAWIRCTLNDCVFRSYLMSVVKYRRYIVKFYNKTAIIRDHESFEKIITLLESIDRYHFELTLNSSLLNTWPNSTLMLAGYWTPALKNNPLHNNNPQIAEAVDVNDTDEAILINDHNKSEESYTSSLSSSFVDSEFLRKPPIMMDEEIGWQLIMKQPSTSYVTSSLTKDVQSVDVLKEDLSSCEISVTKPNEMITKEVVSSEVSSEVPTTEQKSESLPNEEAKYDVLSFNELLESYNLRVKSSSDSPKMEDLYKQLTVPRIIEEKHFNEPENLDDDDESFVEVSMHPERLSLDVLKQYLEYLFTPPKELGLNSQDFMCKSCNETIGIDFGEYFKCNFTACYYCVHCFGSETWAIPVKTLYNWDFNRYPVSNSSSTFLSEIQYHPLFNMRSIHHKLYKANKEMNQSKKLRWQIYYLYHYLSTCKFYNIDELSKDIWPRVYFFNNIHLYSFADLLEIYSGTLLEFLERKIETSRNHVLNCLVCSQKGFICEICRDPKIIYPFDFGDNYRCRHCKSLFHRNCYKKENVCPKCTRDKIRKMKKTSNSDDEDKND from the exons atgaataaatttttaagaaaaattataagtaataaagaaCTTAAAGATGAGTGTAACAAGGCatctattttacattattttgaagaaaGATTAAATGAATTTCATTCAGAGTTCTCAGATAGTGAAGTAAAAGTTACTAGTTCCAACTATGTTGCCGACCGATTATTGGCTAACCTAGAAGCATTGTTCTTACATGGCCTGAAAGAAACGTTTATCAGTCAATTATCGACAGTGATTGGTAATGATGTAGACAAAACTATGGATGTCAATTTTTGGCACTGTCTTCTTGTACTCTCTCCAAGCGGTGTTGTTGATCAA ATAAACTCATTAAAACATGTTACAACGGATGTGGGAAAATGTAGAGCTTGGATTCGCTGTACCCTTAACGACTGCGTTTTTCGCAGTTATTTAATGTCTGTTGTTAAATATCGtcgatatattgtaaaattttataacaagaCAGCAATTATACGAGATCAtgaaagttttgaaaaaataattactttattagaaAGCATTGATCGGTATCATTTTGAACTCACTTTGAACTCGAGTCTTCTTAATACATGGCCCAATAGCACATTAATGTTGGCTGGTTACTGGACCCCAGCTCTCAAAAATAACccattacacaataataatcctCAAATAGCTGAAGCAGTAGATGTTAATGATACTGATGAAGCAATACTGATAAATGATCATAATAAATCAGAAGAAAGCTATACGTCATCTTTATCTTCATCATTTGTTGATTCAGAGTTTTTGCGTAAGCCTCCCATCATGATGGATGAAGAAATTGGATGGCAATTGATAATGAAGCAACCTTCTACTTCTTATGTAACATCTAGTCTTACCAAAGATGTTCAATCCGTTGATGTATTAAAAGAAGACCTTTCTAGTTGTGAAATTTCAGTAACAAAACCTAATGAGATGATAACGAAAGAAGTGGTTTCATCAGAAGTTTCATCAGAAGTACCAACTACTGAACAGAAATCTGAAAGCTTACCAAATGAAGAAGCCAAATATGATGTCCTAAGTTTCAATGAATTATTGGAATCCTATAACTTGAGAGTAAAAAGTTCATCTGACAGCCCTAAAATGGAGgatttatacaaacaattgaCTGTCCCTCGAATAATCGAAGAAAAGCATTTCAATGAGCCTGAAAATTTAGatgat GATGATGAATCTTTTGTTGAGGTGTCAATGCATCCCGAACGTTTGAGTTTAgat gttttaaaacaatatttggaatatttatttacacctCCAAAGGAACTTGGCTTAAATTCTCAAGATTTTATGTGTAAAAGTTGCAATGAAACAATAGGCATCGATTTTGGAGAATATTT taagTGCAATTTCACGGcatgttattattgtgttcaCTGTTTTGGATCAGAAACATGGGCAATAcctgtaaaaacattatacaattgGGATTTCAACCGGTATCCAGTGTCTAACAGTAGTTCAACGTTTTTAAGTGAAATACAATACCATCCATTGTTTAATATGAGGAGTATTCATCATAAGCTGTACAAAGCCAACAAAGAAATGAACCAGTCAAAA AAATTAAGATGGCAAATTTACTACCTGTACCACTATTTATCTACATGCAAATTCTACAACATTGATGAACTATCCAAAGATATATGGCCTCGTGTGTACTTCTTTAATAACATTCACTTATATTCATTTGCC GACCTTCTAGAAATATATTCGGGTACTTTATTAGAGTTTCTTGAACGTAAAATTGAAACTAGTCGAAATCACGTTCTCAATTGTTTAGTGTGCAGTCAAAAAGGTTTTATCTGTGAAATTTGCCGTGAccccaaaattatttatccatTTGACTTCGGAGATAATTATCGG tgTCGCCATTGCAAATCATTATTCCAtcgtaattgttataaaaaagaaaatgtatgtCCTAAATGTACACGAGACAAAATTAGAAAGATGAAAAAAACTTCAAACAGTGATGATGaggataaaaatgattaa